Proteins encoded by one window of Triticum dicoccoides isolate Atlit2015 ecotype Zavitan unplaced genomic scaffold, WEW_v2.0 scaffold73004, whole genome shotgun sequence:
- the LOC119347675 gene encoding probable helicase MAGATAMA 3 isoform X1, with protein sequence MYRMHPYISRFPSLHFYENKLLDGAQKAEKSDPFHDHRCLGPYMFFDIADGHEHAGTSAAAQSLSNQFEAGAALEILSFLKNKYPTDFSCRKIGIITYGYVVEEFLRCELEKEGDGK encoded by the exons ATG TACCGAATGCATCCTTACATTAGCAGATTCCCATCGTTGCATTTCTATGAAAACAAACTGCTGGATGGTGCTCAGAAGGCTGAGAAATCAGATCCTTTCCATGATCACCGTTGTCTTGGTCCATACATGTTCTTTGATATTGCCGATGGTCATGAGCATGCTGGAACAAGTGCTGCTGCACAATCACTCTCTAATCAATTTGAAGCTGGTGCAGCACTTGAAATACTGTCATTTTTAAAGAACAA ATATCCAACAGATTTCTCCTGTAGGAAGATAGGGATCATAACTTATGGCTATGTTGTGGAAGAGTTCTTGCGG TGTGAGCTTGAGAAAGAAGGAGACGGCAAGTGA
- the LOC119347675 gene encoding probable helicase MAGATAMA 3 isoform X2, giving the protein MYRMHPYISRFPSLHFYENKLLDGAQKAEKSDPFHDHRCLGPYMFFDIADGHEHAGTSAAAQSLSNQFEAGAALEILSFLKNKYPTDFSCRKIGIITYGYVVEEFLRV; this is encoded by the exons ATG TACCGAATGCATCCTTACATTAGCAGATTCCCATCGTTGCATTTCTATGAAAACAAACTGCTGGATGGTGCTCAGAAGGCTGAGAAATCAGATCCTTTCCATGATCACCGTTGTCTTGGTCCATACATGTTCTTTGATATTGCCGATGGTCATGAGCATGCTGGAACAAGTGCTGCTGCACAATCACTCTCTAATCAATTTGAAGCTGGTGCAGCACTTGAAATACTGTCATTTTTAAAGAACAA ATATCCAACAGATTTCTCCTGTAGGAAGATAGGGATCATAACTTATGGCTATGTTGTGGAAGAGTTCTTGCGG GTGTGA